In Pelmatolapia mariae isolate MD_Pm_ZW linkage group LG8, Pm_UMD_F_2, whole genome shotgun sequence, one genomic interval encodes:
- the LOC134633332 gene encoding WAP, Kazal, immunoglobulin, Kunitz and NTR domain-containing protein 2-like, which produces MWWMLFPRWIWFLTCVSVWMELQVGVLTHIDYTHGGICPNDMNPNLWVDAMSTCTRECESDQECESYEKCCQNVCGNRSCVAARYVDGKKGPVGMPKEATCANFMCTQQGSECDIWDGQPVCKCRDRCEKEPHFTCASDGMTYYNKCYMDAEACSKGITLTVVTCRFHLMWPNTSPSLPQVTTLRPTTATLQATIPPTTEPQPPVLISSPTPQTVNVGETASFLCDIIGRPRPEITWEKQMPDGVERVLMRPNHVRGNMVVTNIGQLVIYNAQLRDSGVYTCTAQNPSGLVQAKHPFTVLPTELHKTPEPKNQTRCLPDECLKPLDSAEDCGSELQKVSWYYESKSNNCFSFTHCHNNSQQPRKVFQTYEECMQCCGPELSGPCGLPTLQGPCKAYEPRWAYSTTLQQCQSFIYGGCEGNENNFESKEGCEEMCPFPKNQNCKACKPRGKMVTSFCRSDFVILGRMSELTEEKDSGHALVTVEEIFKDEKMGLRFFGKEPLEVTFINMDWNCPCPNITAAAAEGQVIIMGNVSDGMAILQPESYMGASSPRRVRKLKEVISKNTCDILKAITNSPQ; this is translated from the exons ATGTGGTGGATGCTGTTTCCGCGCTGGATCTGGTTCCTGacgtgtgtgtcagtgtggatGGAGCTCCAGGTCGGAGTTTTGACCCACATTGACTATACGCACGGGGGGATCTGCCCCAATGATATGAACCCCAACCTGTGGGTAGACGCCATGAGCACCTGCACACGAGAGTGTGAATCTGACCAG GAGTGCGAGTCCTATGAGAAGTGTTGTCAAAATGTGTGTGGGAATCGAAGCTGTGTGGCAGCCCGTTATGTGGATGGAAAGAAGGGCCCCGTGGGAATGCCAAAGGAAGCAACCTGCGCCAATTTCATGTGCACTCAGCAGGGCTCTGAGTGCGACATCTGGGACGGTCAGCCGGTGTGCAAATGCCGGGACCGCTGTGAGAAGGAGCCACATTTCACCTGCGCCTCTGATGGCATGACCTACTACAACAAGTGCTACATGGATGCAGAGGCGTGCTCTAAGGGCATCACCCTGACCGTTGTCACGTGCCGCTTCCATCTGATGTGGCCCAACACGAGCCCTTCTCTGCCCCAGGTGACCACTCTCCGGCCAACCACTGCGACCCTTCAGGCGACTATCCCACCCACCACCGAGCCTCAGCCACCTGTACTGATAAGCAGCCCCACTCCACAGACTGTGAATGTCGGGGAAACGGCAAGCTTCCTGTGTGACATCATCGGTCGCCCCCGGCCTGAGATCACATGGGAGAAGCAGATGCCTGATGGGGTAGAGAGGGTTCTCATGAGGCCCAATCATGTTAGGGGTAACATGGTGGTCACAAACATCGGTCAGCTTGTCATCTATAACGCCCAGCTGCGTGATTCAGGGGTCTACACCTGCACGGCTCAGAACCCATCTGGTTTAGTGCAAGCCAAACACCCATTCACTGTGCTGCCCACAGAGTTACACAAAACTCCTGAACCCAAGAACCAGACCCGCTGCCTGCCTGACGAATGTCTGAAACCCCTTGACAGCGCAGAGGATTGTGGGAGTGAGCTGCAGAAAGTCAGCTGGTACTACGAGTCCAAATCCAACAACTGCTTCTCCTTTACGCACTGCCACAACAACAGCCAGCAGCCCAGGAAGGTGTTCCAGACATATGAGGAGTGCATGCAGTGCTGTGGTCCGGAACTGTCTGGCCCCTGTGGGCTCCCCACCCTGCAAGGCCCCTGCAAGGCATACGAGCCGCGGTGGGCGTACAGCACCACCCTACAGCAGTGTCAGTCCTTCATTTACGGAGGTTGTGAAGGAAATGAAAACAACTTTGAATCTAAAGAAGGCTGCGAGGAGATGTGCCCCttcccaaaaaaccaaaactgcAAGGCCTGTAAGCCGAGAGGCAAGATGGTGACGAGCTTCTGCCGCAGCGACTTCGTCATCCTGGGTCGCATGTCTGAGCTCACAGAGGAGAAAGACTCAGGCCACGCCCTCGTGACTGTGGAGGAGATCTTCAAAGATGAGAAGATGGGTCTCCGCTTCTTTGGCAAGGAGCCCCTGGAGGTCACTTTCATCAACATGGACTGGAACTGCCCATGCCCCAAcatcacagctgctgctgcagagggCCAGGTCATCATCATGGGCAATGTCAGCGATGGCATGGCCATCCTTCAGCCTGAGAGTTACATGGGAGCATCTAGCCCTCGTCGGGTACGGAAACTGAAAGAGGTCATCTCTAAGAACACATGTGACATTCTCAAAGCGATCACCAACAGCCCTCAGTAG